The following nucleotide sequence is from Pseudarthrobacter psychrotolerans.
TTCCCGCCCGGCCTGGAATGAAGATATTTCTGCAGGAGATAACTGGTCTGCCGGCCGCATCGCGTGATGATTCTCAGGTGGGCTGCGGCCAGCCGGGGCAGGACCCTGTCCGGTTCAGAATTACGGGCATCGGTTCGAAGGGATTGCTCCAGGTCCCAGGCAAGGGACGCAAGGCGCTCCGCACCCACCATCTGGCTGGAAGTCTTGAGGCTGAGG
It contains:
- a CDS encoding Hpt domain-containing protein, translated to MAPYDGNALPLLDQAVLERLRTELEDDDAVWKVFVENFIAHLPQRTERLRLTLTTGDLVGALDAVLSLKTSSQMVGAERLASLAWDLEQSLRTDARNSEPDRVLPRLAAAHLRIITRCGRQTSYLLQKYLHSRPGGN